Proteins encoded together in one Terriglobus saanensis SP1PR4 window:
- a CDS encoding sensor histidine kinase, producing the protein MNSTRRRGAIAFFLTLGVCLVATAVVLQFGWIIVNGKRFPVLLVLGIVLFILMIAGMIINTIFLVREIRRNERQDSFLNSVTHELKTPIASIQLSLETLQQRPMSEDQRQGFYGMMMEDNARLLATVEQILRAGDASHRKSARHRLPVDLRALTLECLNDIARRHQLRPEAVRMEDRAQGAAVIVAGDVEDLRSALMNVLENAVKYSPVGVRIIAELDLARDGRVSLKINDSGVGIPAAMLKRVFHRFYRVTGRDSVNVKGTGLGLFIVRSVMRQHGGDATAQSFGPGKGTTISLWLPSTGQHGEKA; encoded by the coding sequence ATGAACAGTACACGGCGGCGGGGAGCCATTGCATTCTTTCTTACACTGGGCGTCTGCCTGGTGGCCACGGCCGTGGTGCTTCAGTTTGGATGGATCATCGTCAACGGGAAGCGCTTCCCAGTGCTGCTTGTCCTGGGCATCGTCCTTTTCATCCTGATGATCGCGGGCATGATCATCAACACAATCTTTCTCGTTCGTGAGATCCGGCGGAACGAGCGGCAGGACAGCTTTCTGAACTCCGTCACTCACGAGCTGAAGACGCCCATTGCCTCCATCCAGCTCTCACTAGAGACGCTGCAGCAGCGACCGATGTCTGAAGACCAGCGCCAGGGCTTCTACGGCATGATGATGGAAGATAATGCGCGTCTACTCGCTACCGTAGAGCAAATTTTGCGCGCCGGCGATGCCAGTCATCGCAAGTCGGCACGGCATCGACTCCCGGTCGACCTGCGCGCTCTTACCCTTGAGTGCCTGAACGACATAGCCCGCAGACACCAGCTCAGGCCAGAAGCGGTCCGGATGGAAGATCGAGCGCAAGGTGCAGCCGTTATCGTTGCGGGAGATGTGGAAGACCTTCGCTCTGCCCTGATGAACGTCCTGGAAAATGCTGTGAAATATTCGCCCGTAGGCGTCCGTATCATCGCCGAACTGGATCTTGCGCGCGACGGTCGTGTTTCGCTGAAGATCAACGATAGTGGAGTGGGCATCCCGGCCGCGATGCTGAAGCGTGTCTTTCACCGCTTCTATCGCGTCACGGGACGCGACTCAGTCAACGTAAAAGGAACAGGATTGGGGCTCTTTATCGTGCGGAGCGTAATGCGACAGCATGGCGGCGA